The Hyalangium ruber genome has a window encoding:
- a CDS encoding HAD family hydrolase produces MTPPRVLIFDLGNVLVFHDNAKLFAGLGARAGLSGTEVGQRLAGAGWTAANRGQLDAEGIRRDVCKTLGVELPMEEFAPLWSCHFTLHEAVLPKVAALEGRVKRVLLSNTNALHVAYVRPKLPLLERFDAVLMSCEVGHVKPEPAFFQLALERAGCAPHEAAFFDDLPEFVEAANALGIRGQLFTDAPHFDAQLKALGL; encoded by the coding sequence ATGACCCCACCGCGCGTCCTCATCTTCGACCTGGGCAATGTGCTCGTCTTCCACGACAACGCGAAGCTCTTCGCGGGGCTGGGCGCGCGGGCGGGCCTGTCGGGGACGGAGGTGGGGCAGCGGCTGGCGGGCGCGGGGTGGACGGCGGCCAACCGGGGCCAGCTGGACGCGGAGGGCATCCGCCGCGACGTGTGCAAAACGCTGGGGGTGGAGCTCCCGATGGAGGAGTTCGCCCCGCTGTGGAGCTGCCACTTCACGCTGCACGAGGCGGTGCTGCCGAAGGTGGCGGCGCTGGAGGGCCGGGTGAAGCGGGTGCTGCTGTCCAACACCAACGCCCTGCACGTGGCCTATGTGCGGCCCAAGCTGCCGCTGCTCGAGCGCTTCGACGCGGTGCTGATGAGCTGCGAGGTGGGGCACGTGAAGCCGGAGCCGGCCTTCTTCCAGCTCGCCCTGGAGCGAGCCGGCTGCGCGCCGCACGAGGCCGCCTTCTTCGATGACTTGCCCGAGTTCGTCGAGGCGGCCAACGCGCTGGGCATCCGTGGCCAGCTCTTCACGGATGCACCCCACTTCGACGCGCAGCTCAAGGCGCTCGGCCTGTAG
- a CDS encoding glutathione S-transferase family protein, which translates to MSDITLIVASKNYSSWSLRPYLALAHTGQPFREVVVALDEPNTAAEIARYSPSGRLPALQHGAIHIWDSLAICEYLAETFPQARLWPEDKAARAMARAVTAEMHSGFSALRQNMSMDLHARKPGKGRAPGVAEDIARIQALWNDCRSRFGQGGPFLFGHFSIADAFYAPVVTRFVTYDVELDAVGKAYRDAVLALPALQKWTEAARSEPPVKRYL; encoded by the coding sequence ATGTCCGACATCACCCTCATCGTCGCTTCGAAGAACTACTCCTCCTGGTCGCTGCGGCCGTACCTCGCGCTGGCCCACACGGGTCAGCCCTTCCGCGAGGTGGTGGTGGCGCTGGATGAGCCCAACACCGCCGCGGAGATCGCCCGCTACTCGCCCAGTGGCCGGCTGCCAGCGCTCCAGCACGGCGCCATCCACATCTGGGACTCGCTGGCCATCTGCGAGTACCTGGCGGAGACGTTCCCCCAGGCGCGGCTGTGGCCCGAGGACAAGGCCGCTCGCGCCATGGCTCGCGCGGTGACGGCCGAGATGCACTCGGGCTTCTCCGCGCTGCGGCAGAACATGAGCATGGACCTCCACGCCCGGAAGCCGGGCAAGGGGCGCGCCCCGGGCGTGGCCGAGGACATCGCCCGCATCCAGGCGCTGTGGAACGACTGCCGCTCGCGCTTCGGCCAGGGCGGGCCCTTCCTCTTCGGGCACTTCTCCATCGCCGATGCCTTCTACGCCCCCGTCGTCACCCGCTTCGTCACCTATGACGTGGAGCTGGACGCAGTGGGAAAGGCCTACCGGGACGCGGTGCTCGCCCTGCCGGCGCTACAGAAGTGGACCGAGGCCGCCCGGTCCGAGCCGCCCGTGAAGCGCTACCTGTAG